The sequence below is a genomic window from Thalassobaculum sp. OXR-137.
CGCGCCGCCGAAGCAGCCGATCCGCCAAGCCGACAGGTCATAGCCCGAAAGATCCGGCTGCATGACCGCCAGGGTGTACAGGGCCGGTACCAGGATCGTGTAGGTCACCCGCTCCTGTGCGGCGAGGGCCAGCAGGTCGGGCACCTTGTAGCCGGCGCGCAGGGCGACCAGCGCCCCGCCCGCGATCAGGGTCGAATAGAAGATCCCGACCAGCCCGCTGACATGGCTGAGCGGGATCGCCGCCAGCGCCCTCTCGTCGGCGGTGAAGGACAGGCAGCGCGAGAAGGCGAGCGACGACTGGATGATGCCGAAATGGGTCAGCATCGCGCCCTTCGGCCGGCCGGTGGTGCCGGAGGTGTAGAGGATGACGGCCACCGCCTCGGGATCGATCTGGGCCAGGGCGGCCAGCGGCTCGGCCGCGAGCAGGGCCTCGAACGGCCGCGCCCCGTCGCTCTCCCCGCCCACCGAGAACCGGTGCGTCAGGTCCGGCACCGTGTCGGCGGCGGGAACGTTCTCGGCTAGCGCGGCCTCGTGAACAAGAACGGACGCCCCGCAATCGGTCAGCAGGAACTCCAGCTCCGCCCGGCGCTGGCGGATGCCGATGGGCACGCAGATCGCGCCGATCCGGTTGCAGGCCAGCAGCGCCGCGACGAACGGCCAGTCGTTGTCGAGCAGCAGCGCGACCCGGTCGCCCGCCCCGACGCCCTGGGCCGCGAGGCCGCCGGCGATGCGCGCCACCCGGTCGTCCAACTCGGCGAAGGTCAGTCGGGTATCGCCGGCAACCACGGCCGCGCGATCCGGCTGGCGGTCGGCCAGATCCCGGAACATGACCGCCAGATCCGCCGGCCGCTCGGCATAGCAGCG
It includes:
- a CDS encoding class I adenylate-forming enzyme family protein, which encodes MAGTLTSDRNGAPQDRFWKGLTGETALETHYDGRVVRCYAERPADLAVMFRDLADRQPDRAAVVAGDTRLTFAELDDRVARIAGGLAAQGVGAGDRVALLLDNDWPFVAALLACNRIGAICVPIGIRQRRAELEFLLTDCGASVLVHEAALAENVPAADTVPDLTHRFSVGGESDGARPFEALLAAEPLAALAQIDPEAVAVILYTSGTTGRPKGAMLTHFGIIQSSLAFSRCLSFTADERALAAIPLSHVSGLVGIFYSTLIAGGALVALRAGYKVPDLLALAAQERVTYTILVPALYTLAVMQPDLSGYDLSAWRIGCFGGAPMPEATIAKLSRMLPRMVLVNAYGATETTSPTTIMPPGYNTDFPDSVGQVVPCGRVEIRGEDGSVLPPGSTGELWISGPMVVPGYWNRPDANREAFVGGAWRSGDIGTVDADGFVKVFDRVKDMINRAGYKVFSAEVENVLNHHPEIVEAAVVGRPDPVLGERVHAFIRPVEGSALDEAAVRAFCAERLSDYKVPETVTVTGDPLPRNANGKLQKPTLRQQLMEPVR